The genomic region gccgCCCTTCACGAGTTGAAGGGGGAAAGCAGTCTCCGTGCCGCAtaaggcctaataagtcttggatttgaagattgtaataacagtacagccacatgctatatgggcactgacttggtcaagtaagctagtcagccttaggtgtcgatgttgccgtaccgcagatgggatagctgccttgcgaggagtatcctcggcacaGATGGGGGGGGGGCGGTTTGAGGACGTACTCTCAGTTCCGTGCGCCAGACCCGGTGGGCATgtcacatctttgggggatctagtcCAAAGACCTCATCACAGTCTCCCTGccggtataccaaatggtgtactatACCAGCGGCCACTGGTGGCATCAAGACGagattgtgtcgtgtgggtaaagtgtacgacctctgcagagtgtaaaactattcgaatagccgtgtccacggtcatggacaacacatgaatctttcttgacgtaCAGGATCTGTCTTGCTTATTCCATCTTTGCTCCTATTCTTGAAACCTATGAAGGacgtgagttgatcgaggatcctcacttgaTGAAAGTTGTTCTGAagataaaacatgttttcatctaaaacTGCTTCCATCCAACTACTTTATTTATTAAACAATATTAGCTTTACGCAAATGAGCCATACAGacttcctttgaagccacatgtagctattaggttCTTCCCcgagggaggcatgttgagtacgtaatgtactcatggcaataattttgttgGCAACAGAGTTGCATGGAGATGAAGGTGATGACTACGATTACTATGGCGATCCGTaggagtgaggtcacgtggactatatcgactgcctgtggctgagatggagtcgctaCACATTGTACTTTCCGCTGTTTTTCTGAATGTAATAAGTGTCATGAGACATTTATCTAGGTATGCCTTGTGGCAAGATATATTTAAAATTGTAATacatttttatgtattgtgcaatgatatcatttcactgtgttgtcaacaatgatcctggcGTTGACAAATATACACAGAAGGGTCTGGAAATTAATTCTGGATTCTCAcacatatgcatgatactaatatataATACTCTCTGTTACGATCAGCCTTACCACGGAACGCTAGCGGACAGCGGTGGCTCTATGCATGCACGGCACGGGCAGAGGCAGAGCGGCCGGTCGGCACGCTCGCCACCAGACAAGACGCTGCAGTTTTCGAAGGATTCATGGTCGGCACTAGCCCCGAAGGTATTCATGCCCGTCCCCGCGCCACCGGCCGCGGCGCAAAACGATGCGAGTAGGCGCGCGGGATCCCGTGGCCGTAGGCGTACGTACTCCTACCTGCCGCGCGAGCGCCGCCGAGCACATCGCGTCGACCGGCCCGCGCGCGGTGCTACTGTTGCTGTTTGCTGTCTACTACTCCTACTGCACTACTCGTAGCTTCGATCGGCTCGATATTAATTTATCAAGAAAGATCCCCACGGACCTTTTCCATTCATCAGTTTCAAGTGAGCATTCAGATTTCAGAAGCGCTGCCGCTGCGGCACCACGTGAGAGAAAGACGAGGCGGGCACAGAGGAATGAGTGAGTAGCACTCGTACTACTAGTGCTGGCACAGCGGTAGTAGTAGACTGGTGTGTGTGTAGACTACACTTGTGCATAGAGCTACTGCGTGCGCACAGGGTGCCAGTGTGGCGCCACGTGGTGGTGTCTCCCAAGGTACAAAAGAGCTTAGGATCCGTTCGACCTCGACCTCGTAGTGATGGACGGATCGATGGAGCGGgagccttttcttttcttttctcttctgCATGCATGGCCTCTTTTGCTTTTCTACCCACTCTCACACTATGTGCTGTGCATTTCTCCTCTCGCTTCTTTAATAAGATGCCGTGCTACTCTCACTGAATGCTAACCATGCCGCCGCATGctttttccttctctctctctcactagACTAAACCCTAAATGGAACAACACATAATTGAGGTACAGCTGTCGATTTGTTTGTAAAACAACGTAAGGTTGAAGTCGTTTACAGCGCATGCATTTCCCAGGAGAGTGGACATAGTAAACTTGATAGTATTTCTTACGCTTCCAAAGCCATTGTTTTTTGTAGCAGCAACTAGCAGAAAGAAGAGGAAATTGCTGTACACGCACGCGTCCTGTGGAAGCTTTAGGTGTTGATCCACAGAGGCCGGCCGGGCACTGGGTCGTATCTTGAGACTTTAGTATATTTACAGGCCGGAGGTGTAAACTTGAAGCTAAAGCAACGAAAGAAAAAACACAATTGCAGAGCTGCATGTCTCATCATGATGCTGGAAAACTCGATACTCTCCCTTTTTACCATGTGATGCGTCTGCCCAGCAGAGCAGAGCACCACTCGCCGGCCCCAAAATTCACCGACCAAAATCCTGCTCAGGAAATTATCATTGCCAACTTCCTGCTCCGCCTCGAGATGCATGCATGATCATTCAGACTATTATTCGTTAATCCCCACACTTAGGCTAGTTCTACTCCACTCTGTGACACACCGTACTTGCCTGACGTTCAAATTAATGTCAGGTTAATTACTCACTGCTTGCTGCAGCGCAGCAGCTGCATGCTGCCGCCTGCTCCCGAGCAAAGTGGCTGAGCTAGCGAGCTAGCTAGGCTTCCACCACTGCAGCAGAGTGCAGTTTAGCTCGTGTACGTACTCAGCTTTTGTCCCGTCTCTTCTAACAAAGCGCAAGCTGAGAAGTTTCCTAAAATACCCTTGCTATTATTAGGGCCGAGCCTGTGGGCACCGGGGGTGACGCTGTCATTGCGCGCGTCCTCTTCGCCAATTATAATGCCACCCACGCTAACGTAGCACGCGGGTGTACCCCTTCCACATTGACGAGTCAAGACGTGATGCAGTCGACGGAGTCCGCCCAGCGCCGGGCCTCCTCCACGGCCGCCACCGCGCCCCGGCGGAGCATGGGGTGCatggccggcctcctccgccttctCTCCCCGTACCATCGCCACCGGAAGCGTCTCACCGCCAAGAACGCCACGCCCGAGGCCTCCCTACCGCCCCCGTCTCCACCGCCCATGAAGAAGCCGGCAGCGTCGTCGGCACCGACGCAGGTCCCAGGGAAGCCGCAGACGCCGACAGCTGTCCGGCGGCGGCGTTCATGCGAAGCGCCTCGGAGCCCGACGATCGCTCCGGAGTACCGCCGGGCCAGCTGTGACAgccccaggccgccgccgccagctATCGTCGCGCGCCTAATGGGACTGGAGGAGTCCGCGCCGGCTTCCCCCGCCACGACCCCGCGGCCACGACCGCTGCCGACccgccctcctcctcccccgccaccAGAGATGGCCGCCGAGAAGCGGCGCAAGCTGCTGGGCGCGCTGGAGAAATGCGACGACGACCTCCAGACACTGCGGCGGATCATCGCGGCCGTCCGGGCTGCCGAGCTGCGGTCGGCCGCTGCGTCCGACGTCTCGCCGGCTCCGGCAGGGGAAGGCAAGGGCGCCAAGTGGATGGACGGCTCGCCGCCGCTGCAGCAGAAGCCGCGGGCCGAGGCGCAGTATCCCAGCCCGGACTCGGTGCTGGACGCCATCATCTCACCGAGATTTCCATGCAGGAAGCGGTCGTCTCCATGCACACATCTCGATGCAGACAGCAAGCCCGAGATTTCCCGTTGCGGCAACGACGCGCTCATAGTACGATCCAAGATCGTGAAGCCCTCCCGAACACTTGTTTTCTCCGGTACGTGCTGCTATCTCTGATTCTCTGTCGCTCAAATACACAGTTCTCCATATAACTCACGTATACGTGCACGCATTTTATACTCGTACTCTGATGATCTGCACCGTGTTAGTTTCTCCAGATTAATTAAGCTTAAGTTTAGTGGTTTacgtgccacatcaaatttgtcaGTTGTCACTATCTTTTGTTTGTCGTGAAAAATATGGTGCGGGCTTCACGGTAACACGTGTGGTTTCTCGTGTCGTTCATGCAGGGGACTACTGCAAGATCAAGCAATACTGCAACGAGCTGCACGCCATGGCCATGTACCACCACCCGGCGACGGTGGCGGCCGTCGAGGGAATGCCGCGGTGGACGCCGTCAGCAGCCGAGGCGCAGGGCTGGCAGCATCGGCGACGGTGGGGCCTCCAGGGCCCAGAGCGGAGCCGCGCGATGGTGGAGAGCGTGGGCGAGGTGTGGGGGCAGGGCGCCGGCGAGGAGCGGTGGGAGGCCGGCCTCGTCGGCGCCGCGCTGGAGCGCGCCATCCTGCAGGAACTGGTCTTGGACGTCGTGACGGAGCTGCTCGCGCACTCCGAGCGGCCGTTCGGCCAGTTTGGCCGCGGGCACGACCACGGCGGCGGTGCCATGTGCCGGAAGAGGCTCTGTTTCTGAGCGATTTGGCGTGCTCTGTTCTGGCTTTCATGCGTACATAGTGCTGTACTACGAGTGGAGCAAGCCAGGCACGTACGGTATGT from Triticum aestivum cultivar Chinese Spring chromosome 4A, IWGSC CS RefSeq v2.1, whole genome shotgun sequence harbors:
- the LOC123085714 gene encoding translation initiation factor IF-2; protein product: MQSTESAQRRASSTAATAPRRSMGCMAGLLRLLSPYHRHRKRLTAKNATPEASLPPPSPPPMKKPAASSAPTQVPGKPQTPTAVRRRRSCEAPRSPTIAPEYRRASCDSPRPPPPAIVARLMGLEESAPASPATTPRPRPLPTRPPPPPPPEMAAEKRRKLLGALEKCDDDLQTLRRIIAAVRAAELRSAAASDVSPAPAGEGKGAKWMDGSPPLQQKPRAEAQYPSPDSVLDAIISPRFPCRKRSSPCTHLDADSKPEISRCGNDALIVRSKIVKPSRTLVFSGDYCKIKQYCNELHAMAMYHHPATVAAVEGMPRWTPSAAEAQGWQHRRRWGLQGPERSRAMVESVGEVWGQGAGEERWEAGLVGAALERAILQELVLDVVTELLAHSERPFGQFGRGHDHGGGAMCRKRLCF